One window of Tenacibaculum maritimum NCIMB 2154 genomic DNA carries:
- a CDS encoding type II toxin-antitoxin system ParD family antitoxin, which produces MGKNTSISLGNHFEDFIREEVKSGRYGSVSEVIRSALRLLEREEKKERELIKALEVGENSGFVENFDPKQHLKELHRKHL; this is translated from the coding sequence ATGGGAAAAAACACATCAATATCACTCGGAAATCATTTTGAGGATTTTATCAGAGAAGAAGTAAAATCTGGAAGATATGGTTCCGTTAGCGAAGTAATTCGTTCCGCATTACGTTTATTGGAACGAGAAGAAAAAAAAGAAAGAGAACTGATTAAAGCTCTTGAAGTTGGAGAAAATAGCGGATTTGTTGAAAATTTTGACCCAAAACAACATCTGAAAGAATTACATCGGAAACACTTATGA